A genomic window from Prunus persica cultivar Lovell chromosome G2, Prunus_persica_NCBIv2, whole genome shotgun sequence includes:
- the LOC18786362 gene encoding putative disease resistance RPP13-like protein 1, protein MAGALVGEAILSASVQVLFDKIGSSEFVDLFRRKKLDESLVKKLEITLLSLNAVLNDAEEKQFLNSYVKEWLDKLQDAVFDADDLLDEINAEVLRCKVEAEYRTVKTQVWNFLSTSLNPFYQGMNGRIQELFDRLEHLAKQKDFLGLREGVVGGKVSQRTPTTSLVDESCVYGRDGDKEKLMKLLLSDDASDKDVSVITIVGMGGVGKTTLAQLLYNDEKVKEHFNLRTWAYVSEAFDVTRVTKSLLESVSSKAYDNKDLSFLQVELGQQIKGKKFLFVLDDLWNENYGDLSLLQRPFASGAKGSWVIVTTRNESVASLVRTIPIHFLKQLSNEDCWLLLSKHAFENGNSSAHLELEEVGKKIASACNGLPLAAETLGGLLRFNTNYEQWNSILNSNIWELPPEKCNTIPALRLSYHYLPTDLKRCFAYCSIFPKGFEFRKEDIVLLWVAESLIPQAESEKSMEELTKKYFDDLLSRSFFQRSRNEKFTMHDLINDLAMSVSRESCLRWEGGESHEVLKKVRHLSYAIGQFDCAAKFEPLYQVKHLRTFLPLRSKEWWFEHYVISKRVLPELLPNLTCLRVLTLSEYDNIVELPNSIGNLIHLRYLDLSNTGIKRLPSIVCTLYSLQTLLLASCRSLFELPADMRKLINLRHLDCSGTQIEEMPVQMGRLKSLRTLTTFVVGKSTGLTIGELGELSHLGGKLSILKLNNVVDGRDALQANLKNKQDLKELELAWGSKDADHSEKVRDVLDNLQPCMNLEKLTIKRYGGTSFPNWLGDSALNKIKVLLLEDCRYCFELPPLGQLPSLKELNICRMKFLRTLGPEFYGQPFQPFQSLEMLGFREMAEWEEWVPSGSEGPNFPRLRRLILSWCPKLIGSLPCDLPCLKKLSVKGCGVLHDQRATATTSTSTSLNYNCLEELEIEDGCQTGLLSLLETKLLSRLYVTRFNDIQCLPNINRLQRLSLSKCPTLSSFPEDGLPTSLTSLNIYSCRRLEFLPHEMLAQLTSLSSLILENSCDSMRSFPLGIFPKLTTLDIRNCENLESLCLIEEEGAVENLSHLNNLRISSCPNLECFPQGGLPTPNLTCLVFRRCKKLKSLPERIHTLTALERLSISDVPNLESIAEDGGLPPNLRYFSIENCVRLRASSSSVGDYCNWGLQAVEEFTIGGRGSDEILETLLKQQLLPTTLHTLWISSLSTLKYLDGKGLAHLTSLQELFIAGCDSLEFLPGEALQHLTSLQKLNICNCPSLQFLPEEGLPPSLSYLKIVGCSALEKRYQNKTGQDWASISHIPYIRINDLRNFPMFGGQSNLYRQPCPRRVYHCIWIFVFLQTNCGKEGEGNVLKSGRNEDQKAGVQIFLISRT, encoded by the exons ATGGCTGGAGCTTTGGTTGGAGAGGCTATTCTCTCTGCCTCCGTGCAGGTGCTGTTTGACAAGATTGGTTCCAGCGAGTTCGTGGACTTGTTCCGGAGAAAGAAACTGGACGAGTCGCTTGTTAAGAAACTGGAGATAACGTTGTTGAGCCTTAATGCGGTGCTTAATGACGCGGAGGAGAAGCAATTCCTGAACAGCTACGTGAAAGAGTGGCTTGATAAGCTTCAAGATGCTGTCTTTGATGCGGATGACCTTCTGGATGAGATCAATGCTGAAGTTTTGCGATGCAAGGTGGAAGCTGAATATCGAACCGTCAAAACTCAGGTGTGGAACTTCCTCTCTACTTCTCTTAATCCTTTTTATCAAGGCATGAATGGTAGGATTCAAGAGTTGTTTGATAGATTAGAACACCTCGCAAAACAAAAGGATTTCCTTGGGCTGAGAGAAGGTGTTGTTGGGGGGAAGGTTTCTCAAAGAACTCCAACAACTTCCTTGGTGGATGAATCTTGTGTGTACGGTAGGGATGGAGATAAAGAAAAGCTGATGAAACTGTTGTTATCTGATGATGCAAGCGACAAGGATGTCTCCGTCATCACCATAGTGGGAATGGGCGGGGTTGGCAAGACAACCCTCGCTCAGCTCCTTTATAATGATGAAAAAGTGAAAGAGCATTTTAATCTTAGAACCTGGGCTTATGTTTCGGAAGCTTTTGATGTTACTAGGGTAACTAAGTCCCTACTTGAGTCAGTCAGTTCAAAAGCTTACGATAATAAAGACCTGAGTTTTCTTCAAGTTGAGCTAGGACAACAAATAAAGGGCAAGAAATTTCTGTTTGTGTTGGATGACCTTTGGAATGAGAACTATGGTGATTTGAGTCTCTTGCAACGTCCTTTTGCATCCGGGGCAAAGGGAAGTTGGGTCATCGTGACAACACGTAACGAAAGTGTTGCATCTCTCGTGCGCACCATTCCGATTCACTTTTTGAAACAGTTGTCTAATGAGGATTGCTGGTTGTTACTTTCAAAACACGCCTTCGAAAATGGAAACTCAAGTGCACATCTAGAGCTGGAAGAAGTTGGTAAGAAAATTGCTTCTGCGTGCAATGGTTTACCTTTAGCAGCAGAAACCCTTGGAGGCCTCTTGCGTTTCAACACAAATTATGAGCAATGGAATAGCATACTAAATAGCAATATTTGGGAGCTGCCTCCTGAAAAATGTAATACAATTCCAGCTCTAAGATTGAGTTACCATTATCTCCCAACTGATTTAAAACGATGTTTTGCTTATTGCTCAATTTTTCCGAAGGGCTTTGAATTCCGAAAGGAAGATATTGTTCTACTGTGGGTGGCAGAAAGTTTAATTCCACAAGCTGAGAGTGAGAAAAGTATGGAAGAGCTCACTAAGAAATACTTTGATGACTTATTGTCACGATCATTTTTTCAAAGATCAAGAAATGAGAAGTTCACAATGCATGATCTCATCAATGACTTGGCCATGTCTGTGTCAAGGGAATCCTGTTTGAGATGGGAAGGGGGCGAATCACAtgaagttttgaaaaaagttcGGCATTTGTCGTATGCTATAGGCCAATTTGATTGTGCTGCGAAATTTGAGCCATTATATCAGGTTAAGCATTTGCGAACCTTCCTACCTCTAAGAAGCAAAGAATGGTGGTTTGAGCATTATGTAATAAGTAAAAGGGTTTTACCTGAGTTATTGCCAAATTTAACATGTTTACGGGTGCTAACATTGTCAGAATATGATAATATTGTTGAGTTACCCAATTCTATTGGTAACCTCATTCATTTGCGCTACTTGGATCTCTCTAATACCGGAATCAAAAGGTTACCTTCTATAGTTTGCACTCTTTATAGTCTACAAACATTACTATTGGCAAGTTGTCGGTCTCTTTTTGAATTGCCTGCAGACATGAGAAAATTGATTAACTTGAGGCATCTTGATTGTAGTGGAACTCAAATTGAAGAGATGCCGGTGCAAATGGGTAGACTAAAAAGTTTGAGAACATTGACTACTTTTGTTGTGGGGAAATCTACTGGGTTGACTATTGGCGAATTGGGGGAGTTATCCCATCTTGGAGGAAAGCTTTCAATTTTGAAGCTTAATAATGTGGTTGATGGTAGGGATGCATTGCAAGCTAATTTGAAGAACAAACAAGATCTCAAGGAGTTAGAGTTGGCATGGGGCTCCAAAGATGCCGATCATTCCGAAAAGGTGAGAGATGTGCTTGACAACCTCCAACCTTGCATGAATTTGGAGAAATTGACCATCAAACGTTATGGCGGGACCAGCTTCCCAAACTGGTTGGGAGACTCTGccctcaataaaataaaagttttgCTTCTCGAAGATTGTCGTTATTGTTTCGAGTTGCCACCGCTTGGACAGCTACCTTCTCTTAAGGAGCTCAACATATGTAGGATGAAATTTCTTAGGACGTTAGGTCCTGAGTTCTATGGTCAGCCATTTCAGCCATTTCAATCGCTGGAGATGCTGGGGTTTAGGGAGATGGCAGAGTGGGAGGAATGGGTACCAAGTGGAAGTGAAGGTCCAAACTTTCCTCGTCTGCGGAGGTTGATTCTAAGTTGGTGTCCAAAGCTGATAGGAAGCTTGCCTTGTGATCTGCCTTGCTTGAAGAAGCTTAGCGTGAAAGGGTGTGGGGTTTTACATGATCAAAGGGCCACTGCTACTACTAGTACTAGTACTAGTCTCAACTACAATTGTCTTGAAGAATTGGAAATAGAAGATGGATGCCAAACAGGTCTGTTATCATTACTAGAGACAAAGCTCCTGTCCCGACTTTATGTTACACGTTTTAATGACATACAGTGCTTGCCCAACATCAATCGTCTTCAAAGGTTGAGTCTCTCGAAGTGTCCAACCCTGTCGTCGTTCCCTGAAGATGGCCTACCCACTTCGTTGACTTCACTTAACATATACAGTTGTAGGAGATTAGAATTCCTACCTCATGAGATGTTGGCCCAATTAACATCGCTTTCCTCTTTGATTCTAGAGAATAGCTGTGATTCAATGAGGTCCTTCCCCTTGGGCATTTTTCCCAAATTGACGACACTTGATATTCGCAATTGTGAGAATCTGGAATCGCTTTGcttgattgaagaagaaggagcgGTCGAGAATCTCAGTCATCTCAATAATTTGAGAATCTCAAGCTGTCCAAATCTGGAGTGTTTTCCCCAGGGAGGATTGCCCACTCCCAACCTGACTTGTTTGGTATTCCGGAGATGCAAGAAGTTGAAGTCATTACCTGAACGCATTCACACCCTCACAGCCCTTGAAAGATTGAGTATAAGCGACGTTCCAAATCTGGAGTCAATTGCAGAGGATGGGGGTTTGCCTCCCAACCTCCGATATTTTAGCATTGAGAATTGTGTGAGACTGAGGGCTTCATCTTCATCAGTGGGAGACTACTGTAACTGGGGTTTGCAAGCAGTTGAAGAATTTACAATTGGTGGCAGGGGAAGTGATGAAATCTTGGAGACGTTGCTCAAGCAACAGCTGCTCCCTACCACTCTTCACACTCTCTGGATCTCTTCATTATCAACTCTGAAATATTTGGATGGAAAGGGACTTGCACACCTTACTTCTCTTCAAGAACTATTTATTGCTGGGTGTGACAGTCTGGAATTCCTGCCAGGAGAGGCACTTCAACACCTCACTTCTCTTCAAAAGCTAAATATTTGTAACTGTCCGAGTCTCCAATTCCTGCCAGAAGAGGGTCTGCCGCCATCTCTTTCTTATCTGAAGATCGTCGGCTGTTCTGCCCTGGAGAAAAGATATCAGAATAAAACGGGACAAGATTGGGCCAGCATATCTCACATTCCATACATCAGGATAAATG ACTTGAGaaactttcccatgtttggagGTCAAAGCAACTTGTATAGGCAACCATGCCCGAGGAGAGTTTACCATTGTAtatggatttttgtttttctacaaACAAATTGCGGCAAAGAAGGGGAAGGAAATGTTCTCAAA